A region from the Algoriphagus machipongonensis genome encodes:
- a CDS encoding PAS domain-containing protein, with protein sequence MSNFPKVNKPWKISVLYLVIGVMWIIFSDKIGDLLLSESVREMSQYQLIKGIFYVCLTSYLLYLLIKNLYSQVNNRNQEIQLLFSNPNLGLMKLNEEGKIIYVSENISTITKFSESELKKLHITDLTPEEFKEKEQIEFDEITHLHKNKGFSLIKYVKGKEGDISCFKVYGIRGYSEVTNEIIYIAAFEDITEQMEFLKRLESQNETLRELASEQSHLVRAPLTRILGITDLIQNYELDEDEKEELLKNLHISGNELDEALRELNKKMGTQNR encoded by the coding sequence ATGTCAAATTTCCCCAAAGTCAATAAACCTTGGAAGATCAGTGTATTATACCTGGTGATTGGCGTAATGTGGATAATTTTTAGTGATAAAATTGGTGATTTATTATTGAGTGAGAGTGTCAGGGAAATGTCCCAGTACCAACTAATAAAGGGGATATTTTATGTCTGTCTTACTAGCTATCTTCTATACCTTTTGATTAAAAACCTTTATAGTCAGGTCAACAATAGGAATCAAGAAATACAACTTCTCTTTTCCAATCCCAATTTAGGTTTAATGAAATTAAATGAGGAAGGAAAAATCATCTATGTGAGTGAGAACATTTCTACCATCACAAAATTTTCTGAAAGTGAATTAAAAAAGCTCCATATCACGGATTTAACTCCTGAAGAATTCAAGGAAAAAGAACAGATAGAGTTTGACGAAATAACCCATTTACATAAGAACAAGGGGTTTTCACTGATTAAATATGTCAAAGGTAAAGAAGGGGATATTTCATGCTTCAAGGTTTACGGAATTAGAGGATACAGTGAAGTAACAAATGAAATAATCTATATCGCTGCCTTTGAAGATATTACGGAGCAAATGGAGTTCCTTAAAAGGTTAGAGTCTCAAAATGAAACACTCCGGGAATTAGCCTCAGAGCAATCACATTTAGTTAGGGCACCCTTAACAAGGATTTTAGGGATTACTGACCTCATCCAAAACTATGAATTGGATGAAGATGAAAAAGAGGAGCTTTTAAAAAACCTACATATATCAGGAAATGAGTTAGATGAGGCGCTCAGAGAGTTAAATAAAAAAATGGGTACTCAGAACAGGTAA
- a CDS encoding glycoside hydrolase family 9 protein, whose translation MVNYSNITSNIAGLVLLVFLCVQGSFAQSQMEIRVNLAGYPKEMPKTGLILSKVELGNPKLSLKTESGLLVKELTGSKTEASWEPFPFSYSIDFSEVKDLGAYYLELENAELKSPIFNIGAYPAWQEDVVSFIRTQRCGFNPLTEKECHQMDGLSFFGLFPDSTKVDARGGWHDAGDQLKYLITSSNTAARLLMTFQMNPEKFMDHVDDRGLEGSNGLPDILDEAKWGLEWILKLHPGPNELFHQVADDRDHRGFKLPHEDNADYGWGANNFRPVYFATGKPQGLSEYKSEATGIGNLAGRSAATLALGYQVFISFEGYQSFAQECLKAAMELYKMGKEKEGFQQGNSFSAPYRYEENTWADDMEWAAAELFKITKEKFLLEDARRYASIIKEWSWMERDSANHYEMYPYVNMGHYALWQVGKEEDKKLMIEYFEHNLDRIQERSKSNPYGVGHLFIWCSNNLAAAVSTQAMLYEEMTGSKKYRPLLIDHMNWLLGLNPWGTSMITGLPENADFPVDVHMPFWKLLNISVKGSLVDGPLWSSIHDQMLGIEISEEDEYDHLQPDHVKYMDDWKDYSTNEPTLDGSAELLMILTFLNNE comes from the coding sequence ATGGTAAACTACTCAAACATTACTTCCAATATAGCAGGTCTTGTACTTTTAGTATTTCTATGTGTTCAGGGCTCTTTTGCCCAATCCCAAATGGAAATCAGAGTAAATCTTGCCGGATATCCCAAGGAAATGCCAAAGACGGGGTTAATTCTTAGTAAAGTGGAACTGGGTAATCCTAAATTGTCTTTGAAGACGGAATCAGGTCTTTTGGTAAAAGAACTTACAGGAAGTAAAACTGAGGCTTCCTGGGAACCATTTCCATTTTCTTATTCTATCGACTTTTCTGAGGTGAAGGATTTGGGAGCGTATTATTTAGAATTGGAAAACGCCGAATTAAAAAGTCCAATTTTCAATATAGGTGCTTATCCTGCCTGGCAAGAAGATGTCGTTTCATTTATAAGAACGCAGCGTTGTGGTTTTAATCCTTTGACGGAAAAAGAATGTCATCAGATGGATGGTCTCAGCTTCTTTGGCCTCTTTCCAGATTCTACCAAAGTGGATGCAAGAGGTGGTTGGCATGATGCAGGGGATCAATTGAAATATTTGATCACAAGTAGCAATACTGCTGCAAGATTATTGATGACCTTTCAAATGAATCCTGAAAAATTCATGGACCATGTGGATGATAGAGGCTTGGAAGGATCCAATGGACTTCCTGATATTCTTGATGAGGCCAAATGGGGGCTTGAATGGATTTTGAAATTACATCCTGGCCCTAATGAGCTTTTTCATCAGGTTGCCGATGACAGGGATCATAGAGGATTCAAATTACCACATGAGGATAATGCAGACTATGGCTGGGGAGCAAATAATTTCCGACCCGTTTATTTTGCTACAGGGAAACCCCAAGGGCTCTCTGAGTATAAAAGTGAAGCTACGGGAATAGGAAATCTTGCTGGACGTTCCGCAGCTACTTTGGCACTAGGATATCAGGTGTTTATCAGTTTTGAAGGCTATCAATCTTTTGCGCAAGAATGTTTGAAGGCAGCCATGGAACTGTACAAAATGGGAAAAGAGAAAGAAGGATTTCAGCAGGGGAATAGCTTTAGTGCTCCCTATCGGTATGAAGAAAATACTTGGGCCGATGATATGGAGTGGGCTGCTGCTGAGCTTTTTAAGATTACGAAGGAAAAATTCTTATTAGAAGATGCTCGCCGCTATGCATCCATCATCAAAGAATGGTCTTGGATGGAAAGAGATTCTGCCAATCATTATGAAATGTACCCTTATGTCAACATGGGGCATTATGCGCTTTGGCAAGTGGGAAAAGAGGAGGATAAAAAATTAATGATTGAATATTTTGAGCATAACCTAGATAGAATTCAAGAACGATCCAAAAGCAATCCTTATGGTGTTGGACATTTGTTTATCTGGTGTTCAAATAATTTAGCAGCAGCTGTCTCAACTCAAGCCATGTTATATGAGGAAATGACGGGCTCAAAAAAATATAGACCTCTTCTGATTGATCATATGAATTGGTTGCTTGGTTTGAATCCTTGGGGAACTAGTATGATTACTGGACTTCCCGAAAATGCTGATTTTCCGGTAGACGTTCATATGCCGTTTTGGAAGCTTTTGAATATTTCTGTCAAAGGAAGTTTAGTCGATGGACCACTTTGGTCTTCAATTCATGATCAAATGTTGGGAATTGAAATTTCGGAAGAAGATGAGTATGATCATTTGCAACCAGATCATGTCAAATACATGGATGATTGGAAGGATTATAGTACCAATGAGCCCACATTGGATGGCTCAGCTGAATTATTGATGATTCTTACCTTTTTAAATAATGAATAG
- a CDS encoding TonB-dependent receptor: MRQSVLQRQVLKNFGIYLNYTFTKSNTTGIEGRESEDLELSFENKRWVMRVSLNYASDYLDELGGEGFEDRFYDQQIFLDVNASYAITPKWRIFAEGNNLTNQPLRYYQGIQSRTMQSEYYNSRFNFGLKFDLFN, encoded by the coding sequence ATGAGACAGTCAGTTCTGCAGAGACAAGTATTGAAAAACTTCGGGATCTACTTAAACTATACCTTTACTAAATCCAACACTACCGGAATCGAAGGTAGAGAAAGTGAAGATTTGGAGTTGTCTTTTGAAAATAAGAGATGGGTTATGAGAGTTTCATTAAACTATGCCTCTGATTATCTGGATGAATTGGGTGGAGAAGGATTTGAAGATAGATTCTACGATCAGCAGATTTTCCTTGATGTTAATGCTTCCTATGCCATCACTCCTAAATGGAGAATATTTGCCGAAGGGAATAACCTGACCAATCAGCCTTTGAGATATTACCAAGGAATTCAGTCTAGAACTATGCAATCTGAATACTATAATTCCAGATTCAACTTTGGATTGAAATTTGACCTTTTCAACTAA
- a CDS encoding PH domain-containing protein, with amino-acid sequence MDYKASLDFLAKAITLGVIALFAYIGYRSYNSIEAASGDQTTLFINIGVLVLLIGILIGTWVFAPRRYTIGEGKLTIHRLMDKVEISLSDIKSMRVLNEEETKGTIRTFGVGGLFGYYGRFYIPGIGKVTFYATQRKNKVLLVTKSEKQIIITPDDLGLFQQLERRIPDASSTITD; translated from the coding sequence ATGGATTATAAGGCATCATTAGATTTTTTAGCAAAAGCAATTACGCTAGGGGTCATTGCGCTGTTTGCTTACATTGGATATAGAAGTTATAATTCAATTGAAGCCGCTAGCGGGGATCAAACCACCCTATTTATTAATATTGGAGTTCTTGTTCTTTTAATTGGAATACTAATCGGAACATGGGTTTTTGCTCCCAGACGCTATACGATTGGTGAAGGGAAATTGACCATACATCGACTCATGGATAAGGTGGAAATTTCTCTTTCCGATATTAAATCAATGAGGGTTTTAAATGAGGAAGAAACAAAAGGCACCATTCGAACTTTTGGGGTTGGAGGGCTTTTTGGGTATTACGGTAGGTTTTACATTCCAGGAATCGGTAAAGTTACCTTTTATGCCACACAGCGAAAAAATAAGGTTCTTTTAGTGACTAAATCAGAGAAGCAGATAATAATCACACCAGATGATTTAGGGTTATTTCAACAACTTGAAAGAAGAATTCCAGATGCATCTTCAACAATAACTGATTGA
- a CDS encoding GNAT family N-acetyltransferase — MILTSTVKFFNELSVHELYEIIKLRNEVFVVEQDCVYQDADDKDQHSYHLMIKDGDSLLAYARILPPGISYPEVSIGRVVSDPKARRTGAGRKLMAEALDFVSQKFAPCGVRISAQTYLRAFYTSLGFKEEGEVYLEDGIEHVEMVQYLE, encoded by the coding sequence ATGATTTTAACAAGTACAGTGAAATTTTTTAATGAACTCAGTGTTCATGAACTTTATGAAATTATTAAACTGAGAAATGAAGTTTTTGTCGTCGAACAAGACTGTGTTTATCAGGATGCAGATGATAAAGACCAGCATTCCTATCATTTGATGATCAAGGATGGAGATAGTTTGTTGGCCTATGCTAGGATTCTACCTCCCGGAATATCTTACCCAGAAGTTTCAATCGGTAGGGTGGTGAGCGACCCTAAAGCTAGAAGAACAGGAGCAGGTAGGAAATTGATGGCGGAGGCTCTAGATTTTGTTTCTCAGAAGTTTGCTCCCTGTGGAGTAAGAATAAGCGCCCAAACTTATCTTCGGGCTTTTTATACTTCTCTAGGATTTAAAGAAGAAGGAGAGGTTTATCTTGAAGATGGGATTGAGCATGTGGAGATGGTACAGTATTTAGAATAG
- a CDS encoding glycosyl hydrolase encodes MPLKTIFLFVLSLFIFWPLTPDKEEVKKPEDWPEITQTAKPWTRWWWMGNAVDETNLSSLLTNYQESGLGGVEIAPIYGAKGYEDRYLDFLSDDWLDMLDFTINKAKDLGMGVDMTQGTGWPYGGPQVGRNEAASRMIIQDYSLKAGGKLNSPILFQRKSERQPMAELIAVMGYNDSGAAIELTEYLDAQGNLNWEADGDWDLKAIFLDKTGQMVKRAAPGGVGFTLDHFSKSAVDAYNQYFEEKMASKDFDIRAFYNDSFEVYGADFTATFFEDFERLRGYDLKQYLPYLESEENSEMVRRVKSDYRETINDLLISNFTRNWTSWAHSQSKLTKNQAHGSPGNLLDLYGAVDIPECETFGSSYFPIPGLRRDSADIRNVDPDPIMLKFASSAAHIKSKNLTSSETFTWLGEHFKSSYSQMKPEVEQAFLAGVNHIFYHGVTYSPSDVSYPGWLFYASLNLTQNNSLWPHFNEFNQFITRSQSILQAGNPDNELLVYWPVYDVWAEPKGKMEMITVHAVDEWLHSTEFYQLSSSLMEAGYSLDFISDEMIASSKAVQGNIQTSKNNQAKVLIIPETEFMPMSTLEKIIQLAQNGAKVIFQSKPKSIPGIHQNQGALQSSFDQLWASLNFQNGVSQQGKGNITLSDKISETLIKQGINREQLVDAGLDFIRRKTVNETYYFIANHSANTVNQRINLANEAETVILMDPLTGKTGVLNSVLSAGQTSIDLYMKSGESIFLKLLEKDVSTQLEEWPDYSEIQGTYDLSENWKLEFENGQPELPAPMQMDVISPWTDRGNVAADNFSGQATYSTTFDFDKTEGKSYLLTIDQVYESAKIKINGEYAGGIWSIPYQLDISAHLKDGQNTMQIEVANLMANSIRYLDRNHIEWRNYHEINFVNIDYKPFDASNWKTMPSGIGGKVKILEF; translated from the coding sequence ATGCCCTTAAAAACCATTTTCCTATTTGTATTATCTCTCTTTATATTTTGGCCATTGACTCCAGATAAAGAGGAAGTAAAAAAACCTGAAGACTGGCCAGAAATCACACAAACTGCCAAGCCATGGACCCGATGGTGGTGGATGGGAAATGCTGTGGATGAAACCAATCTTTCCAGCTTACTGACGAATTATCAAGAATCAGGTTTGGGAGGTGTGGAGATTGCTCCTATTTATGGAGCAAAAGGATATGAAGATAGGTATCTGGATTTCCTTTCTGATGATTGGCTAGACATGCTTGATTTCACTATCAACAAAGCAAAAGATCTTGGAATGGGGGTTGACATGACCCAGGGTACGGGTTGGCCATATGGTGGGCCGCAAGTAGGAAGGAATGAAGCTGCCAGCAGAATGATTATTCAGGACTATTCCCTAAAAGCAGGAGGAAAATTGAATTCCCCTATCCTATTCCAAAGAAAAAGTGAAAGACAGCCCATGGCCGAACTGATTGCGGTTATGGGATATAATGACAGTGGAGCTGCAATAGAACTCACAGAGTATCTTGATGCTCAGGGAAATTTAAATTGGGAAGCAGATGGAGATTGGGATTTAAAGGCAATTTTTTTGGACAAAACGGGTCAGATGGTCAAAAGAGCAGCTCCCGGTGGTGTAGGTTTTACCCTTGACCATTTCAGCAAATCTGCAGTAGATGCTTATAATCAGTATTTTGAAGAGAAAATGGCTTCGAAGGATTTTGATATCCGGGCATTTTACAATGATAGTTTTGAAGTATATGGGGCAGATTTTACAGCCACTTTTTTCGAAGATTTTGAAAGACTTAGAGGCTATGACCTCAAGCAATACTTACCCTATTTAGAAAGTGAAGAAAATAGTGAAATGGTTCGAAGAGTTAAATCGGACTATCGAGAAACCATCAATGATTTATTGATCTCTAATTTCACAAGGAATTGGACTTCTTGGGCACATAGTCAATCAAAACTTACCAAAAACCAAGCCCATGGATCTCCCGGTAATTTATTGGATTTGTACGGGGCTGTTGACATCCCGGAATGCGAAACTTTTGGCTCCAGTTACTTTCCGATCCCCGGACTAAGAAGAGACAGTGCTGATATCAGAAATGTTGATCCTGATCCAATCATGCTCAAATTTGCCTCCTCTGCGGCACATATTAAAAGTAAGAATTTAACCTCCTCAGAAACCTTTACCTGGTTAGGTGAGCATTTTAAATCTTCCTATTCTCAAATGAAACCGGAAGTTGAACAAGCCTTCTTAGCGGGTGTAAACCATATATTTTACCATGGGGTGACCTACAGTCCTTCAGATGTTTCTTATCCAGGTTGGTTATTTTATGCCTCTTTAAACCTAACTCAGAATAACAGCCTTTGGCCTCATTTTAATGAGTTCAATCAGTTTATCACAAGATCTCAATCCATACTTCAAGCCGGAAATCCTGACAACGAGCTATTGGTTTATTGGCCAGTCTATGATGTTTGGGCAGAGCCAAAAGGAAAAATGGAAATGATCACGGTTCATGCGGTAGACGAATGGCTACATTCCACCGAATTTTACCAGCTTTCTAGCAGTCTGATGGAGGCTGGCTATTCCCTTGATTTTATCTCAGATGAAATGATCGCCTCTTCGAAAGCAGTTCAGGGAAATATTCAAACTTCAAAAAACAATCAAGCCAAAGTGTTGATTATCCCGGAAACGGAGTTTATGCCTATGAGCACTTTAGAAAAAATAATTCAATTGGCCCAGAATGGGGCAAAAGTAATTTTCCAGAGCAAACCAAAATCCATTCCTGGGATACATCAGAATCAAGGAGCTTTGCAAAGCTCATTTGATCAACTTTGGGCATCACTAAACTTTCAAAATGGCGTTTCTCAACAAGGAAAAGGAAACATTACTTTAAGTGATAAAATCTCAGAAACTCTGATTAAACAGGGAATAAACCGTGAACAACTAGTTGACGCTGGGTTAGATTTTATTAGAAGAAAAACAGTAAACGAGACCTATTATTTTATCGCAAATCACAGTGCAAATACCGTTAACCAGCGGATTAATCTGGCAAATGAAGCAGAGACAGTCATTCTAATGGATCCATTGACGGGCAAAACTGGAGTTTTAAACTCTGTATTATCTGCAGGTCAAACATCTATTGATTTATATATGAAATCAGGTGAATCCATTTTCTTAAAACTATTGGAAAAGGATGTAAGCACTCAATTAGAAGAATGGCCTGATTACAGTGAAATCCAAGGAACTTATGACCTATCAGAAAACTGGAAATTAGAATTTGAAAATGGTCAGCCTGAACTTCCAGCACCTATGCAAATGGATGTGATTTCACCTTGGACAGACCGAGGAAATGTAGCCGCAGACAATTTTTCTGGACAAGCCACCTATTCTACTACTTTTGATTTTGATAAAACAGAAGGAAAGAGTTATTTATTAACCATAGATCAAGTCTATGAATCTGCCAAAATCAAAATCAATGGAGAATATGCAGGTGGGATCTGGAGCATCCCCTACCAACTGGATATCTCAGCGCATCTAAAGGATGGACAAAATACTATGCAGATTGAAGTAGCCAATTTAATGGCAAATAGCATTCGATACCTGGACCGGAATCATATTGAATGGAGAAATTACCATGAAATCAATTTTGTCAACATCGACTATAAACCTTTTGACGCAAGTAACTGGAAGACAATGCCTTCAGGAATCGGAGGAAAAGTAAAAATCTTAGAATTTTAA
- the rhaM gene encoding L-rhamnose mutarotase codes for MKRTLAFRMRLIPGFEEEYERRHSEIWPELVALLKDTGIIDYQIFLDRETSNLFAFQVIDGESNSQDLGDHIIVQKWWSYMADIMETNPDNSPVTIPLEKVFNL; via the coding sequence ATGAAACGAACTCTTGCTTTTAGAATGAGACTAATTCCTGGATTTGAGGAGGAATACGAAAGAAGGCACAGCGAAATATGGCCTGAATTAGTTGCTTTACTTAAAGACACGGGAATCATTGATTATCAGATATTTTTGGACAGGGAAACTTCCAATCTTTTTGCCTTTCAGGTAATCGATGGAGAGTCTAACTCACAGGATTTAGGAGACCATATAATTGTACAAAAATGGTGGAGCTATATGGCAGATATCATGGAAACCAATCCAGACAATTCACCTGTGACTATTCCATTGGAAAAAGTATTTAACCTCTAA
- a CDS encoding M28 family peptidase, with amino-acid sequence MKKSLLIYAAFTALLYSCQPKIESIINVEEVGRIEKTLSADDMEGRQIFTPGLEKAADFIASEFKSNDLPYLKGEDSYFQNFTMIKTMPEQISGSIESEDLSPGNVIVNTTKAELNLDSFTGYELVSIEQDDQFNQSVFPLLREEKNLIVLIDPSHLDNYDRLKRSSSRAKFPSEVSQIFIFTPNLDPQSIQLEVKNELMEEELKNVVAMIPGKSKPDEYVVFGGHYDHIGIRSAGANQDSIYNGANDNAAGTTAVLMLAKYFNQLKDNERTLIFVAFTAEESGGFGSTYFSKQLNPDQVVAMFNIEMIGTDSKWGTNSAYITGFEKSSMGEILQKNLSGSKFQFEPDPYPMQNLFYRSDNRTLAALGVPAHTISTAKMEEPPNDEPNYHKASDEFETLDMVNMTEIIKAIAISSQSIISGEDTPTRVEKLD; translated from the coding sequence ATGAAAAAATCACTTTTAATCTATGCTGCATTTACGGCATTGTTATACTCTTGCCAACCAAAAATTGAATCTATCATAAATGTGGAGGAAGTGGGAAGGATTGAAAAAACACTGTCAGCTGATGATATGGAAGGCAGGCAGATTTTTACACCGGGTTTGGAAAAAGCAGCAGATTTTATTGCTTCGGAATTTAAGAGTAATGATTTGCCCTACTTGAAAGGAGAGGATTCTTATTTTCAAAACTTCACCATGATCAAAACCATGCCCGAGCAAATCTCAGGTAGCATTGAAAGTGAAGATTTAAGTCCTGGAAATGTCATTGTAAATACCACAAAAGCAGAATTAAATCTCGATTCATTTACTGGCTATGAACTGGTGAGTATTGAACAAGATGATCAGTTTAACCAAAGTGTTTTCCCTTTACTTCGTGAAGAAAAGAACTTGATCGTGTTGATAGACCCCTCTCATTTAGATAATTATGATCGGTTGAAAAGGAGCTCAAGTAGAGCAAAATTCCCTTCTGAAGTATCTCAGATTTTCATTTTTACTCCTAATTTGGATCCACAATCTATTCAATTAGAAGTGAAGAATGAACTCATGGAGGAAGAGTTGAAAAATGTAGTGGCTATGATTCCTGGTAAGAGTAAGCCTGATGAATATGTGGTTTTTGGTGGGCATTATGATCATATAGGCATTAGAAGTGCTGGCGCTAATCAAGACAGTATTTATAATGGGGCTAATGATAATGCTGCTGGAACAACCGCTGTATTGATGCTTGCCAAGTATTTTAATCAGCTTAAAGACAATGAGCGGACCTTGATTTTTGTGGCATTTACAGCCGAGGAATCAGGAGGTTTCGGGAGTACTTATTTTTCAAAACAGTTGAACCCAGACCAAGTGGTGGCCATGTTCAATATCGAAATGATTGGTACGGACAGTAAATGGGGAACGAATAGCGCCTACATCACAGGGTTTGAAAAAAGTAGCATGGGAGAAATTTTGCAGAAAAACTTAAGTGGATCCAAGTTCCAATTTGAGCCTGATCCTTATCCTATGCAAAATTTATTTTATAGAAGTGATAATAGAACATTGGCAGCCTTAGGAGTACCGGCACATACCATTTCCACCGCTAAAATGGAAGAGCCTCCAAATGATGAACCCAATTATCATAAAGCAAGTGATGAGTTTGAAACCTTGGATATGGTGAATATGACTGAAATTATCAAAGCCATCGCTATCAGTAGCCAAAGTATCATCAGTGGAGAAGATACACCTACTCGAGTGGAAAAACTGGATTAA
- a CDS encoding rhamnogalacturonan acetylesterase has product MKKNSSYSLNKPHYLLFFSFLFLSLFAFQEKEEGKTTLYLIGDSTVRNGGEGNLQLGWGNVLQDFFDSTKLEVSNQAMAGRSTRTFIKEGRWERVLETLKPGDFVMMQFGHNEGSEPDTTKAGYRGVLRGMGDETKELTWPDGTKETVHTYGWYLEKFITETIAKGATPIVASMIPRNKFQDGDVERADQDFGKWARAAARRHGVPFIDLNNIIGDQYDQWGPAVVKGLFERDHTHTNEAGARINAFYVTEGIRSLENVKLKDYLQKDMPTLFLIGDSTVKNGQGDGAGGLWGWGDFLAPYFDEEKIKVQNHALGGTSSRTFQTYGLWEKVLEKLEPGDYLIMQFGHNDASPLADTLRARGTIKSSGLEAEHIYNPITQKQETVYSYGQYLRQMIYEAKDKGATPIVCSLIPRNNWEDGKVNRADEDYALWAKQVAQDTNTPFIDLNKLVADEYDRLGEKYVRENLFNKSDHTHTIKDGAILNAEIVAEAIENINSIDLKSFLKN; this is encoded by the coding sequence ATGAAAAAGAACAGCTCATATTCTCTCAATAAGCCCCACTACCTATTATTCTTCTCTTTCTTATTTTTAAGCCTTTTTGCTTTTCAGGAAAAAGAAGAGGGAAAAACAACTCTATACCTAATTGGTGACTCTACCGTCAGAAATGGTGGAGAAGGAAATCTCCAACTCGGATGGGGAAATGTATTGCAAGACTTCTTTGATAGTACAAAGCTAGAAGTTAGTAATCAGGCTATGGCAGGCAGAAGTACACGAACTTTTATTAAGGAAGGTCGCTGGGAACGTGTTTTGGAAACATTAAAACCCGGAGATTTTGTAATGATGCAGTTTGGTCACAATGAAGGTTCTGAACCTGACACGACCAAAGCTGGCTATAGAGGAGTTTTGAGAGGCATGGGTGATGAAACTAAGGAATTGACCTGGCCTGATGGAACAAAAGAAACAGTACATACCTATGGTTGGTACCTTGAAAAATTTATCACAGAGACTATTGCCAAAGGCGCTACCCCTATTGTCGCCTCCATGATTCCTAGAAATAAATTCCAAGATGGTGATGTGGAAAGAGCAGATCAGGATTTTGGTAAATGGGCAAGGGCCGCAGCCCGCAGACACGGTGTTCCATTTATTGACCTGAATAATATCATTGGGGATCAATATGATCAATGGGGACCCGCAGTTGTCAAGGGTCTTTTCGAACGAGATCATACCCATACCAATGAAGCCGGAGCAAGAATCAATGCATTTTATGTCACTGAGGGAATTCGCTCTTTAGAAAACGTTAAACTGAAGGATTACCTACAAAAAGATATGCCTACCCTATTTCTAATTGGAGACTCTACAGTTAAGAATGGGCAAGGAGATGGCGCAGGTGGACTTTGGGGCTGGGGAGATTTCTTAGCTCCTTATTTTGACGAAGAAAAGATAAAAGTCCAAAATCATGCATTAGGCGGCACCAGTAGCAGAACTTTTCAAACCTATGGACTCTGGGAGAAAGTATTGGAAAAATTAGAGCCTGGGGATTATTTAATCATGCAATTTGGCCATAATGATGCAAGCCCGCTTGCTGATACTCTAAGAGCCCGAGGTACGATTAAAAGTTCCGGTTTAGAAGCGGAACATATTTATAATCCAATCACTCAAAAGCAAGAAACTGTATATTCCTATGGGCAATATCTCAGGCAGATGATTTATGAGGCAAAAGACAAAGGAGCCACACCGATTGTTTGTTCTTTGATTCCTAGGAATAATTGGGAAGATGGGAAAGTGAACCGAGCAGATGAAGATTATGCATTATGGGCAAAACAAGTCGCACAAGACACCAATACTCCCTTTATAGATTTAAATAAACTCGTTGCTGATGAATATGACCGCTTGGGAGAAAAATATGTGAGAGAAAATTTATTTAATAAATCTGATCATACACATACCATCAAAGACGGAGCAATTCTCAATGCTGAAATAGTTGCTGAAGCTATCGAAAACATCAACTCAATTGACTTAAAGTCTTTCTTGAAAAACTAA
- a CDS encoding MbtH family protein — protein MEFDDKTIFQVVINHEEQYSIWPADRELPLGWKATGPKGTKEESLSYIESVWTDMRPLSLRKKIEEMERKINRGE, from the coding sequence ATGGAATTCGATGATAAAACCATTTTTCAGGTAGTTATTAATCACGAGGAACAATACAGCATTTGGCCGGCTGACAGGGAATTGCCATTGGGATGGAAAGCTACAGGACCCAAAGGAACCAAAGAAGAATCTCTTTCCTACATTGAGTCAGTATGGACAGACATGAGGCCCTTGTCTTTAAGAAAAAAAATAGAGGAGATGGAGCGGAAAATCAATAGGGGAGAATAA